A region of Caldicoprobacter guelmensis DNA encodes the following proteins:
- a CDS encoding divergent PAP2 family protein, translated as MEQLRQLVANSVLWVSFLAWFIAQASKVVLTILTHKKLDLRRFVGSGGMPSSHTALVVSLATAIGETNGYNSHIFALSLVFAFVVMYDAAGVRRAAGKQAAVLNEIVERLQEGRDVPQEKLKELIGHTPIEVIVGAVLGFIIAKLLV; from the coding sequence ATGGAACAGCTTCGACAGCTTGTAGCCAATTCGGTGTTATGGGTAAGCTTTCTGGCGTGGTTCATCGCCCAGGCATCCAAAGTGGTCTTGACAATACTTACTCATAAAAAGCTGGACCTGCGTAGGTTTGTAGGGTCAGGAGGCATGCCCAGTTCCCATACTGCTTTGGTGGTTTCCCTGGCTACCGCAATTGGAGAGACAAATGGTTACAATTCGCATATATTTGCTTTATCTCTGGTGTTTGCCTTTGTGGTGATGTATGATGCCGCTGGAGTGAGGAGGGCGGCTGGCAAACAAGCTGCGGTACTCAACGAGATAGTAGAGAGGCTGCAGGAAGGCAGGGATGTTCCGCAGGAAAAGCTGAAGGAGCTTATAGGCCATACGCCTATAGAGGTCATAGTGGGTGCAGTTTTAGGCTTTATAATAGCCAAGCTTCTGGTGTAG